The Kluyveromyces lactis strain NRRL Y-1140 chromosome D complete sequence genome has a window encoding:
- the UBP10 gene encoding ubiquitin-specific protease UBP10 (some similarities with uniprot|P53874 Saccharomyces cerevisiae YNL186W UBP10 Ubiquitin-specific protease that deubiquitinates ubiquitin-protein moieties may regulate silencing by acting on Sir4p involved in posttranscriptionally regulating Gap1p and possibly other transporters primarily located in the nucleus) yields MTDSVKPLVDRIVSQPLEFKKAVQEDSYNVGGEGSSYIMISSSTQKQQQEAKEGDEHQLEHGHHQGIAATATASRKEKVVKPSSFAEALKMYTTKKSAANAAESKPNRSSQLPITASHVTPSGKLSIGLSNELLLSDDDYHGSSTEDEEHPIVSLLENKVTPDSNEMSGSGSSSASSSSAATSAPVSSSDDDDEDEDEDEVFHEANEFVQPSLALAAPAEQPGNVDEDEDSDDSSFHASSASAEDEDDENDEDVSAEEKEELKLEATEHAAASSCQFKGVSSSSTAAASESKPEEEENGEEEEEDEELKHKSPQPLSPTPPTTLQDKSSFYQFNESINDHGSNKPQRIVKNWGSKLTQLKPRGLLNHGVTCYTNAAVQAMVHIPAIQHYLFQLLRGNFKDTVKSNCVSMLLAETTMRMWSSDSTKNTYINPDKLINALEDINCMMSAWNQEDSHEYFMSLMSRLQEDSVPKGHKMTESIIYDVFGGLLQQSVKCSNCGEISTTEQPIYDLSLHLKGRKTTDQDQNSVGQDNSIDNSVDQQQSSKRRFSIEKSIRDFFNPELIKRVDNKEGYTCEKCKKVTNALKSNKIIRAPETLVVHLKKFRFNGTSSSKMKQAVSYPMFLDLTEYCHESISSLPVRYQLISVVVHEGRSLSSGHYIAHCKQPDGSWATYDDEYINKISEKQLLKEPNAYFLVYTRLTPKSVPLSSQSSNKSTDLGIPQLQRPPSSHSSSQNNSKRKNKKKNKKRRISP; encoded by the coding sequence ATGACTGATTCTGTAAAACCACTAGTGGATCGTATCGTTTCGCAACCGTTGgaattcaagaaagctGTTCAAGAGGACTCATATAACGTCGGTGGTGAAGGCTCTTCGTATATTATGATCTCATCGAGCACCCAGAAACAGCAGCAGGAAGCCAAAGAAGGCGATGAGCATCAGTTAGAGCATGGACATCATCAGGGTATAGCTGCTACTGCAACTGCGTCCCGTAAGGAGAAGGTGGTCAAGCCCTCATCATTTGCAGAGGCGTTGAAGATGTATACCACTAAGAAAAGTGCGGCAAACGCTGCGGAATCTAAGCCAAACAGAAGTTCGCAATTACCAATTACCGCTTCTCATGTGACTCCATCGGGGAAATTATCTATCGGTTTGAGCAATGAGCTTTTACTCAGTGATGATGACTATCATGGATCCTCGactgaagatgaggagCATCCAATCGTGTCGTTGTTGGAAAACAAAGTGACCCCAGATTCAAACGAAATGTCGGGTTCTGGGTCTTCTTCcgcttcttcatcatctgctGCAACTTCTGCTCCTGTCTCGTCGTCTGATGACGAcgatgaggatgaggatgaggatgaagtGTTTCATGAGGCTAATGAATTCGTTCAACCATCGCTGGCATTAGCTGCTCCTGCTGAGCAGCCTGGAAATgtcgatgaagatgaagatagTGATGACAGTTCATTCCACGCTTCTTCTGCATCAGCAGAAGACGAGGATGACGAGAATGACGAGGATGTTTCTGCAgaggaaaaggaagaactCAAATTGGAGGCTACTGAACATGCTgctgcttcttcttgtcaGTTCAAAGGAGtgtcttcatcttcaactgCGGCTGCTTCTGAGAGCAAacctgaagaagaggaaaatggcgaagaagaggaagaggatgaagaattgaagcaCAAATCTCCACAACCTCTATCACCTACCCCTCCTACCACTCTTCAGGACAAGTCAAGCTTCTACCAATTTAACGAGTCGATTAATGACCATGGTTCTAATAAACCACAGAGGATAGTTAAGAATTGGGGCTCTAAGTTGACCCAGCTGAAACCAAGGGGTTTACTCAACCATGGTGTCACATGTTACACAAACGCTGCTGTGCAAGCCATGGTTCATATTCCAGCAATTCAACACtatttatttcaattaCTACGTGGAAATTTCAAGGACACCGTTAAGTCTAACTGTGTTTCCATGTTATTAGCGGAAACTACGATGAGAATGTGGTCTTCTGACTCAACTAAAAATACGTACATTAATCCTGATAAATTAATCAATGCGTTGGAAGACATTAACTGTATGATGAGCGCTTGGAACCAAGAGGACTCTCACGAATATTTTATGTCTTTAATGTCACGTTTACAAGAGGACTCGGTTCCTAAGGGCCATAAAATGACAGAATCCATCATTTACGATGTATTCGGTGGATTACTACAACAATCAGTTAAATGCAGTAACTGTGGTGAGATTTCAACCACTGAACAACCTATATACGATCTTTCATTGCATTTAAAGGGTAGAAAGACAACTGATCAAGATCAAAACTCTGTTGGTCAAgataattcaattgataACTCTGTTGATCAACAGCaatcttcaaagagaaggttttcaattgaaaaatctaTTCGGGATTTCTTCAATCCTGAGTTAATCAAAAGAGTGGACAACAAAGAAGGGTATACATGTGAGAAATGTAAGAAAGTTACTAACGCGCTAAAGTCAAACAAGATTATTCGTGCTCCAGAGACTCTAGTGGTTCATTTAAAAAAGTTCAGATTTAATGGcacatcttcatccaaaatGAAGCAGGCCGTATCTTATCCAATGTTTTTAGATCTAACGGAATACTGCCATGAATCAATCAGCTCCTTACCCGTAAGATACCAACTAATTAGTGTCGTTGTGCATGAAGGGCGATCTTTATCTAGCGGTCATTATATCGCACATTGTAAGCAACCAGATGGAAGTTGGGCCACATATGACGACGAATACATCAATAAAATTTCAGAAAAACAGCTTTTGAAAGAGCCAAACGCGTACTTCTTAGTGTACACTAGACTTACACCAAAATCGGTCCCACTTTCCTCTCAATCTTCCAATAAATCTACTGATCTAGGTATTCCGCAATTGCAAAGACCTCCATCTTCACACTCATCATCGCAGAACAACTCTAAACGtaagaataagaaaaaaaacaagaagagaaggATTTCCCCATAA
- the GDH2 gene encoding glutamate dehydrogenase (NAD(+)) (similar to uniprot|P33327 Saccharomyces cerevisiae YDL215C GDH2 NAD()-dependent glutamate dehydrogenase degrades glutamate to ammonia and alpha-ketoglutarate expression sensitive to nitrogen catabolite repression and intracellular ammonia levels) — MLKTPLPDISTLSISSIADYYNFEFPGKSAQKEQVVDLLDQQGFIPDTLLENEVDWFYEGLGIDDYFFSKEVPETIANVISTLYASKVESFAQNHQKLQVEKAIINDSHAMFLDTNHHLDTEIDSKFLDSEEHHYRLISFLAENSLKLSFVYQNEYPTGNASSIELTDEQLTSGDIDSISDVTMITMTSQENKKLYGQLIHHVSQREGPVIKTFNSVANANEVRMCIAFKRSSTKGYYSALSSLLNYYQLKHSKLYVDTFANDVSIISIYLDKSQQDHDILKELGLSLLQVEREASLLYAIPQNSFKDLYQSRQFSPQESIYAHIGSIFINHFINRLGSSYDSLIRQLNVKPDDTLLNELLANLKRKLRTETYTQQMIIHVLHKYKEIVSKLYKSFAQVHYPTKTSATGSGNQKLQMTLSYQRLSQLEPFQSEEEFNLYLNKVFPNDSPDLLILRTLNLFNKSILKTNFFITRKVAISFKLDPALILPKSEYPETPYGIFFVVGNTFKAFHIRFRDISRGGIRIVVSRSQDVYDKNSKSVIDENYGLASTQQKKNKDIPEGGSKGVILLNPGLTSSKDTFNAFSQYVDSVIDILIKDPLKENYVDLYGKEEILFFGPDEGTAGFTNWATLHAKRRGCPWWKSFLTGKTSSLGGIPHDEYGMTSLSVRSYVNALADHAGFQNEKTYKFQTGGPDGDLGSNEILLSTENEAYVGLVDGSGVLCDPEGLDKHELINLAKQRVMVSSYDKSKLSKKGFFVSVDDIDVMLPNGVLVANGTTFRNTFHYEVFKFVNHIDLFVPCGGRPNSIDLNNLHYFINKENNKSKIPYIVEGANLFISQPAKLELERHGAILIKDASANKGGVTSSSMEVLAALSLNDEDFVGKFVSTDGKTNTELYKSYVKQIQEKIQFNARQEFGQLWKLNKATGLPMSHLSNVISETINKLNDDLIESDELWSNDLKLRNYLLLNKIIPKLLTDVAGPEQILKQIPDSYLKALLSSYLSSHFVYEFGTDVNMGKFLEYIGNLKREASDLEIV; from the coding sequence ATGTTAAAAACTCCACTCCCAGATATTTCTACACTTTCTATTTCGTCTATTGCAGACTACTATAATTTCGAATTCCCGGGCAAAAGTGCTCAAAAGGAACAAGTTGTTGATCTCTTAGATCAACAAGGTTTTATCCCAGATACCCTCTTGGAAAATGAAGTAGACTGGTTCTACGAAGGTTTGGGTATCGATGATTATTTCTTCTCGAAAGAAGTACCAGAAACCATAGCTAACGTTATTTCCACCCTTTATGCTTCCAAGGTGGAATCGTTTGCTCAAAACCATCAAAAATTGCAGGTGGAAAAGGCAATCATTAACGATTCCCATGCAATGTTTTTGGATACAAACCACCACCTAGATACTGAAATCGATTCCAAATTTCTAGATAGTGAGGAGCATCACTACCGTTTAATTTCGTTCTTGGCAgaaaactctttgaagCTATCGTTTGTGTATCAGAATGAATACCCAACTGGGAACGCTTCTTCCATAGAATTGACCGATGAACAATTAACTTCGGGTGATATTGATAGCATCAGTGATGTTACCATGATTACAATGACTTCTCAAGAAAATAAGAAATTATACGGTCAATTGATCCATCATGTATCCCAACGTGAGGGTCCAGTGATCAAGACGTTTAATTCTGTCGCCAATGCCAATGAGGTCAGAATGTGCATCGCATTCAAAAGATCCTCCACCAAAGGTTACTACTCTGCTCTTTCGAGCTTATTGAATTATTACCAACTAAAACACTCTAAGCTTTATGTGGATACTTTTGCCAACGACGTTTCTATTATTTCCATTTACTTAGATAAGTCCCAACAAGATCATGAcatcttgaaagaattgggATTGTCGTTGTTACAAGTGGAAAGAGAAGCCTCTTTATTATATGCAATTCCTCAAAACTCGTTCAAAGACTTGTATCAATCCAGACAATTCTCTCCACAAGAATCCATCTATGCGCATATCGGttccatcttcatcaaccaTTTCATTAACCGTCTTGGTTCCAGTTACGATTCTTTAATCAGGCAATTAAACGTAAAACCAGATGATACTTTGTTGAACGAACTCTTAGCTAATTTGAAGCGTAAGTTGAGAACTGAAACTTACACTCAACAAATGATCATACACGTCCTTCACAAGTACAAGGAAATTGTATCAAAGTTATACAAATCGTTTGCTCAAGTCCATTATCCTACAAAGACTTCTGCTACTGGGTCTGGTAACCAAAAATTGCAAATGACTTTGTCATATCAACGTCTATCTCAATTAGAACCATTCCAAAGTGAGGAAGAATTCAACTTGTATTTGAACAAGGTCTTCCCCAACGATTCTCCAGACCTATTGATCTTGAGAACCTTAAACTTGTTCAACAAGTCTATCTTGAAGactaatttcttcatcaccAGAAAAGTGgccatttctttcaagttgGACCCTGCTTTAATTTTACCAAAGAGTGAATACCCAGAAACTCCATACGGTATCTTCTTTGTCGTCGGCAACACGTTCAAGGCTTTCCATATCAGATTCAGAGACATCTCCCGTGGTGGTATTAGAATCGTAGTTTCAAGATCCCAAGATGTTTATGACAAAAACTCCAAGAGTGTTATCGATGAGAATTACGGTTTGGCTTCAACacaacagaagaagaacaaggaTATTCCAGAAGGTGGGTCCAAGGGTGTTATTCTGTTGAATCCAGGTTTGACTTCTTCAAAGGATACTTTCAACGCCTTCTCTCAATATGTGGATTCTGTCATCGACATCTTAATCAAGGATCCATTAAAGGAAAACTATGTGGATTTATAtggcaaagaagaaattttATTCTTTGGTCCTGACGAAGGTACTGCAGGTTTCACCAATTGGGCTACTTTGCACGCTAAGAGACGTGGTTGCCCATGGTGGAAGTCCTTCTTGACTGGTAAGACCAGTTCCTTAGGTGGTATTCCACACGATGAATATGGTATGACCTCTTTAAGTGTCAGATCTTATGTCAATGCTCTAGCAGATCACGCAGGCTtccaaaatgaaaagacTTACAAGTTCCAAACCGGTGGTCCAGATGGTGATTTGGGTTCCAATGAAATTTTACTATCCACTGAGAATGAAGCATACGTGGGGTTGGTTGACGGTTCTGGTGTCTTGTGTGATCCAGAAGGATTAGACAAACATGAGTTGATTAACTTGGCCAAGCAAAGAGTCATGGTTTCAAGTTACGACAAATCTAAACTTTCCAAGAAAGGTTTCTTTGTCTCTGTCGATGATATCGACGTCATGCTACCTAATGGTGTCCTTGTCGCAAATGGTACTACTTTCCGTAACACTTTCCATTAtgaagttttcaagtttgTTAACCATATTGACCTATTTGTGCCATGTGGTGGTAGACCAAATTCcattgatttgaacaacTTGCActatttcatcaacaaagaaaacaataagAGTAAGATTCCATACATTGTTGAAGGTGCGAACTTATTCATTTCTCAACCAGCCAAGttggaattggaaagaCATGGTGCTATTTTGATTAAGGATGCCTCTGCTAATAAGGGTGGTGTTACGTCGTCATCTATGGAAGTTTTGGCTGCTTTATCGTTGAACGACGAAGATTTCGTCGGCAAATTTGTCAGTACTGATGGTAAGACTAATACTGAACTGTATAAATCTTATGTGaaacaaattcaagaaaagattcagTTCAATGCTAGACAAGAATTTGGTCAATTATGGAAATTAAACAAAGCTACTGGTTTACCAATGTCTCATTTATCCAATGTGATCTCGGAAAccatcaacaaattgaatgatgatttaATTGAATCAGATGAATTATGGTCTAACGATTTGAAGTTGAGAAACTATTTGCTATTAAACAAGATCATTCCTAAGTTGTTAACCGACGTTGCTGGGCCAGAGCaaattttgaaacaaattcCAGACTCCTATTTAAAGGCTTTGTTATCCAGTTATTTGTCCAGTCACTTCGTCTATGAGTTTGGTACTGATGTCAATATGGGtaaattcttggaatacATTGGTAACCTTAAGAGAGAAGCAAGCGATTTGGAAATCGTTTGA
- the RRI1 gene encoding COP9 signalosome catalytic subunit RRI1 (some similarities with uniprot|Q12468 Saccharomyces cerevisiae YDL216C RRI1 subunit of COP9 signalosome (CSN) COP9 signalosome): protein MSSIKFHEKSLKEVTRWIQANEDINTETSLSSSSDSSTTIPVIDHLPARIPYATDLKRNPCHFQKCLISRLATTKMLSHAVDGGDIEVMGMLVGYTSNDMIVVKDCYSLPVQGTETRVNAHMESYEYMVQYLDAFVTKEDKIVGWYHSHPGYGCWLSNIDIQTQSLNQNYQDPYLAIVVDPKKSLSGNTLDIGAFRTLPSKDNNEHVDYYPLNIQLYQNSLDVNISKLKLKFKVDPAIQNNPNEPELMKELHECVENWFHAKKVMKSTVGFNAIGSTVVNETEIGNEDFTHERSNSISSTSSLTTRHTTDVEMDDQESAQSSLDIPANVIPGMQFQEAEIKHEYELKKKKLLLLKVKQYQKLRTYRQLFNASE from the coding sequence ATGAGCTCCATAAAATTTCATGAGAAATCCTTGAAAGAAGTCACTCGATGGATTCAAGCTAACGAAGACATCAATACAGAAACTTCACTTTCCAGTTCTAGTGATTCAAGCACGACGATTCCTGTAATAGACCACCTACCAGCAAGAATCCCGTATGCTACCGATTTGAAACGAAATCCGTGTCACTTTCAGAAATGCCTTATATCAAGACTTGCTACTACAAAGATGTTATCTCATGCGGTTGATGGTGGAGATATTGAAGTTATGGGGATGCTAGTAGGATACACTAGCAATGATATGATAGTTGTCAAGGATTGCTATTCTTTACCTGTTCAAGGAACTGAAACAAGGGTTAATGCGCATATGGAATCATATGAATATATGGTCCAGTATTTAGACGCATTTGTcacaaaagaagataaGATAGTGGGCTGGTACCACTCTCATCCAGGATATGGTTGTTGGTTGAGCAATATCGACATCCAAACACAGTCTTTAAATCAAAATTACCAAGACCCGTACCTTGCCATAGTGGTCGATCCCAAGAAGTCTTTATCCGGAAACACTTTGGACATTGGAGCATTTAGGACACTGCCGTCTAAAGATAACAACGAGCATGTTGATTATTATCCACTTAACATTCAATTATATCAAAACTCACTTGATGTTaacatttcaaaattaaaattgaaattcaagGTAGATCCAGCAATTCAGAACAATCCTAACGAACCGGAACTAATGAAAGAGCTACATGAATGTGTAGAGAATTGGTTTCATGCCAAAAAAGTGATGAAGTCAACTGTAGGATTCAATGCTATCGGATCCACCGTGGTTAATGAAACTGAGATAGGAAATGAAGATTTTACACACGAGAGGTCCAATTCAATCTCCTCGACCTCTTCCTTAACCACAAGGCATACTACTGATGTAGAAATGGATGATCAAGAGAGTGCTCAAAGTAGTCTTGATATACCGGCCAATGTGATACCTGGCATGCAGTTTCAGGAGGCAGAGATAAAGCATGAATACgaactgaagaagaagaaactacTCTTATTGAAGGTTAAGCAATATCAAAAGTTAAGGACCTACAGACAACTATTTAATGCATCCGAATAA